In the genome of Bacteroidales bacterium, the window TTTTGGCTTTTCAATCCCTTTATTTTCTTGTATTGTGAAGGTGTTAACCCAAATGTTGCTTTTGAAATCTCCGCAGTTAAAATAGAATATTCAATCTGTTCTTTTACACCTCTGTTTTTCCATTCTTCTGTTAGTTCTTCCCGAATAGCAATGCTTCGCATTCGTTTTTCAATCCAGTTATCGGAATAGCCTTTGGCTTTATACAACTCACGTGTCCGCTGTGTTGCAAATTCAGGGTTTTCAATTTCATCTAACCTGTCGGAACCCACTTGCGCCAACCATTGCTTAAATGGCTCTGCTTTAGGTGAGGGAATTGATTGTATTATTCTCAAAAGTCCTTTTGCATCTGCACAGTCTGTAGTGTATTTTTTCCCGTCTGATGAAATCATTTTCAGTTGTACGATAATTTCGTACAACTGAGAAAACCCTTCCGAATTAAGCTTTCTTTTAAGATCGCTCCAATATCTTCTCGGGTTGCTGCTCTCGGTAAGTACTTCAACAACATCAATTATTGCAAAATACCATGTTTGGTCCATCTCATTCCATACTGTCCGTATCTGCCTGCTTTCAAAAAGTTTTATATTACTCATACTGTTTAATTAAAAAACATAAACAAAGATAAAAGTATAAAATGGATTGAGAAAAAAGGTGAAATAGGAATAAAATATTAACCTATTTGTTGCAGCTTTGAACCGCATTTCTATCTTCTCATTTCTACATGTTTTATGCTATCAATCGTATCATATTCCTATCTCCTATTACTATTAAACATGCATATCCCTTGCAGAATAATGCAGATAAGAGTTTTGTATAATTATTTGATTATAAAAATACCTTTATTTGTCAGCTCCCAATGATATGTCTTTTTCTTCGTAA includes:
- a CDS encoding Bro-N domain-containing protein; translated protein: MSNIKLFESRQIRTVWNEMDQTWYFAIIDVVEVLTESSNPRRYWSDLKRKLNSEGFSQLYEIIVQLKMISSDGKKYTTDCADAKGLLRIIQSIPSPKAEPFKQWLAQVGSDRLDEIENPEFATQRTRELYKAKGYSDNWIEKRMRSIAIREELTEEWKNRGVKEQIEYSILTAEISKATFGLTPSQYKKIKGLKSQNLRDHMTDLELIFSMLGEASTTKVTRAKNAKGFIENKVAARIGGKIAGNALKELEKESGEKVITSENYLPESEKKKELIKKKKK